A region of Anopheles merus strain MAF chromosome 2R, AmerM5.1, whole genome shotgun sequence DNA encodes the following proteins:
- the LOC121588310 gene encoding guided entry of tail-anchored proteins factor 1-like gives MYLIFVISLLSLLMAFASKITKMILPFICRDSAEVIARRKEIAKLRSDLAKISMRDEYTRYVRCEREIGKLEVTLNEAKGRDGVKRVAYEYGLHYGGMAVVGLCMMYISIFYRYSTVIVFGDNFNFEPFGGFINFPTKVPNSISVVFWIVVNNFVARTLASYVK, from the exons ATGTATCTAATATTCGTCATTTCCCTGCTGTCCTTGCTGATGGCGTTTGCATCAAAGATTACGAAAATG ATCCTGCCCTTCATATGCCGGGATAGTGCGGAAGTGATAGCGCGGAGGAAGGAAATAGCCAAATTACGCTCCGATCTGGCGAAAATTTCCATGCGCGACGAGTACACTCGGTACGTTCGGTGTGAGCGTGAAATTGGCAAACTGGAAGTGACGCTGAACGAGGCCAAAGGACGGGATGGTGTAAAGCGGGTTGCGTACGAGTACGGACTGCACTATGGCGGGATGGCCGTGGTCGGGCTTTGCATGATGTACATTTCCATTTTCTACCGCTACTCCACCGTCATCGTGTTCGGAGACAACTTTAACTTTGAACCGTTCGGTGGATTCATCAACTTCCCGACGAAAGTGCCCAATTCCATCTCGGTGGTGTTCTGGATCGTGGTGAACAATTTTGTCGCCCGAACCCTGGCCAGCTACGTCAAATAA
- the LOC121588308 gene encoding dihydrolipoyllysine-residue succinyltransferase component of 2-oxoglutarate dehydrogenase complex, mitochondrial, whose amino-acid sequence MAGILSISSRNLPRAALRLGLRSLEGQSAPQQGTVTGSRSYHQGRRLLPSVAVRSAVTDSGRRCESVRNSIKAQGWAVNERAIFTSARMLSSEIVKVPPFADSVSEGDVKFEKKVGDAVAADEVVMEIETDKTTVGVPAPGHGIIEEIYVADGDTVKAGQQLFKLKITGEAPKASAAKPADAPAPAAAAPPPPPPPPPVAAAAPPPPPPAAAAGTPPPPPPPKPAAPISRMPVAAIRHAQAIEAATVKVPPADYTKEITGTRTEQRVKMTRMRLKIASRLKEAQNTNAMLTTFNEIDMSFIMDFRKQHLEAFQKKYGMKLGFMSAFCKAAAYALQDQPVVNAVIDENEIIYRDYVDISVAVASPKGLVVPVLRNVEGMNYADIELAIAGLADKAKKGTLAVEDMDGGTFTISNGGVFGSLLGTPIINPPQSAILGMHGIFERPIAVKGQVVIRPMMYVALTYDHRLIDGREAVTFLRKVKAAVEDPRIVLAGL is encoded by the exons aTGGCCGGAATACTTTCGATATCGTCGCGAAATTTGCCCCGCGCAGCCCTCCGTCTCGGTCTGCGTTCATTGGAAGGCCAATCAGCACCCCAGCAG GGCACTGTAACCGGTTCGCGATCCTACCACCAGGGGCGTCGATTGCTGCCGAGCGTCGCCGTCCGGTCCGCGGTCACCGACAGTGGCAGACGTTGCGAATCCGTTCGAAA CTCTATCAAGGCACAGGGATGGGCTGTGAACGAGCGGGCCATCTTCACCTCGGCCCGTATGCTGTCGTCGGAAATCGTGAAGGTGCCTCCGTTTGCCGATTCCGTGTCCGAGGGCGATGTGAAGTTTGAGAAGAAAGTCGGCGATGCGGTGGCCGCCGACGAGGTGGTGATGGAGATTGAAACCGACAAGACTACCGTCGGTGTCCCGGCCCCGGGCCATGGTATTATCGAGGAGATCTACGTCGCGGACGGCGATACGGTGAAGGCGGGTCAGCAGCTGTTCAAGCTGAAGATTACCGGCGAAGCGCCAAAGGCCAGCGCCGCCAAACCGGCCGACGCTccggcaccggcagcagcagccccaccgccaccaccgccaccaccaccggtagCGGCTGCCGctccgccaccgccaccaccagcgGCTGCCGCAGGTacgcctccaccaccaccaccgccgaaACCGGCGGCACCGATTAGCCGAATGCCGGTCGCTGCCATCCGCCATGCGCAGGCCATCGAGGCGGCCACCGTGAAGGTACCGCCGGCTGATTACACGAAGGAAATCACCGGAACGCGCACGGAGCAGCGCGTCAAGATGACGCGCATGCGGCTGAAGATTGCCTCGCGCCTGAAGGAGGCGCAAAACACGAACGCAATGCTGACGACGTTCAACGAAATCGACATGAG CTTCATCATGGATTTCCGTAAGCAGCATTTGGAAGCGTTCCAAAAGAAGTACGGCATGAAGCTGGGCTTCATGTCTGCCTTCTGCAAAGCAGCTGCCTATGCCCTGCAGGACCAACCCGTCGTGAATGCTGTCATTGACGAAAAC GAAATTATCTATCGTGATTACGTAGACATTTCGGTAGCCGTAGCGTCGCCGAAGGGTCTGGTAGTACCAGTTCTGAGAAATGTGGAAGGCATGAACTACGCCGATATCGAGCTGGCCATCGCTGGACTGGCGGATAAGGCGAAAAAGGGAACGTTGGCCGTAGAGGACATGGATGGTGGCACCTTCACCATCTCGAACGGTGGAGTGTTCGGATCGCTGCTCGGCACGCCCATCATCAATCCTCCGCAGAGCGCCATTCTTGGCATGCACGGTATCTTCGAGCGACCGATCGCTGTGAAGGGACAG gtgGTAATCCGACCCATGATGTACGTAGCCCTGACCTACGACCATCGGTTGATTGATGGCCGTGAGGCTGTCACCTTCCTGCGCAAGGTAAAGGCCGCTGTCGAGGATCCTCGCATCGTGCTGGCCGGTCTGTAA